One segment of Xanthomonas oryzae pv. oryzae DNA contains the following:
- a CDS encoding IS1595-like element ISXo2 family transposase: protein MGINLVQFQPGLSLSEFMDRYGTEAKCYRALYRWRWPKGFRCPQCDGRARSRFRRDDQVYYQCRACRHQTTLRAGTLLQSSKLSLRLWMQAMYLLTSSKTNLAALELKRHLGVTYKAAWRMKHKIMQAMTEREEPRKLKGFVQIDDAYLGGERSGGKRGRGSENKQPFVIAVQVDHTHEHPVFAVIEPVKAFDNASLEDWIARRLEPECEVYSDGLACFRRLEEAGHAHTTLDTGGGRAATDVQGARWLNVVLGNVKRAISGTYHAVGQAKYARRYLAEAAYRFNRRFDLKQMLPRLATALLRCTPCPERVLRMASNFHG from the coding sequence ATGGGCATCAATCTCGTGCAGTTTCAGCCAGGCTTGTCGCTGAGCGAGTTCATGGATCGCTACGGAACCGAAGCCAAGTGTTACCGGGCGTTGTATCGGTGGCGCTGGCCGAAGGGATTTCGCTGCCCGCAGTGCGACGGTCGCGCGCGCTCGCGCTTTCGACGCGATGATCAGGTGTACTACCAATGCCGGGCGTGCCGGCATCAAACCACCTTGCGTGCCGGCACGCTGTTGCAATCGAGCAAGCTGTCTTTGCGCCTGTGGATGCAGGCGATGTACCTGTTGACCTCCAGCAAGACCAACCTGGCAGCACTGGAGTTGAAGCGGCATCTTGGGGTGACCTACAAGGCGGCCTGGCGCATGAAGCACAAGATCATGCAGGCGATGACCGAGCGCGAAGAACCGCGAAAACTCAAGGGATTCGTGCAGATCGATGACGCGTATCTGGGCGGTGAGCGCAGCGGCGGCAAGCGCGGACGAGGTTCGGAGAACAAACAGCCGTTCGTGATCGCGGTGCAAGTGGACCACACCCACGAACACCCCGTCTTTGCGGTGATCGAGCCGGTGAAGGCCTTTGACAACGCCTCGCTGGAGGACTGGATCGCGCGCCGTCTGGAGCCGGAGTGTGAGGTCTATAGCGACGGCCTGGCATGCTTTCGCCGTCTGGAGGAGGCCGGGCATGCCCACACCACGCTCGATACCGGTGGCGGTCGTGCTGCAACCGACGTCCAGGGAGCACGTTGGTTGAATGTGGTGCTGGGCAATGTCAAACGCGCCATCAGCGGGACCTACCATGCGGTGGGCCAGGCCAAGTATGCAAGGCGCTACCTGGCCGAGGCGGCCTATCGCTTCAACCGCCGATTCGACCTGAAACAGATGCTGCCGCGGCTGGCGACGGCACTGCTGCGCTGCACACCTTGCCCAGAGCGCGTTTTGCGTATGGCAAGCAACTTCCATGGCTGA
- the ubiK gene encoding ubiquinone biosynthesis accessory factor UbiK has translation MIDFNQLDDLARRLSDLVPPGLRQSREELQSTFKGALQAGLGKLDLVTREEFDVQRAVLLRTREKLDALEQTVAALEARAPGTPPAASPTAP, from the coding sequence ATGATCGATTTCAATCAACTCGACGACCTCGCCCGCCGCCTCAGCGACCTGGTGCCGCCGGGCCTGCGCCAATCGCGCGAAGAACTGCAGAGCACCTTCAAGGGCGCGCTGCAGGCCGGGCTGGGCAAGCTGGACCTGGTCACCCGTGAAGAGTTCGACGTGCAGCGCGCGGTATTGCTGCGCACCCGCGAAAAACTCGATGCGCTGGAGCAGACCGTCGCCGCACTGGAGGCGCGCGCGCCCGGCACGCCGCCCGCTGCATCGCCTACCGCTCCCTAA
- a CDS encoding IS30-like element IS1112a family transposase — MSSSRLDLSERYRLHALHETGMSMRAIADALERAPSTISRELRRNQHAARYRPDHAQRISEHRRTQASRRPRIDAERIGQIEDLLREDFSPEQIAGRTGLASHEWIYRHIYADQKRGGQLFMHLRKRRRKRRRRGMRDGRGQLTHRRSWTQRPSVVEQRSRIGDWELDTIRASHGKGVVVSMTERRSRLHLLAYSPDGTAENVRNAIVQRLGGLRHTVHTLTADNGKEFADHRLIAACLQSDFYFADPYCAWQRGSNENANGLTRQYLPRQTDFSTITNAHLRWIEQRLYNRPRKILGFKTPLEVFSEEVLNSVANQS; from the coding sequence ATGTCCTCCAGCCGCCTGGACCTGTCGGAACGATACCGCCTACATGCGCTACATGAAACCGGGATGTCGATGCGCGCCATCGCCGATGCATTGGAGCGTGCGCCCAGCACGATCAGCCGCGAACTGCGCCGTAATCAGCACGCTGCGCGGTACCGGCCCGATCACGCGCAGCGCATCAGCGAGCATCGGCGCACACAGGCCAGCCGGCGTCCACGCATCGACGCTGAGCGTATCGGCCAGATCGAGGACCTGCTGAGGGAGGACTTCAGTCCCGAACAGATTGCCGGTCGCACCGGCTTGGCCAGTCACGAATGGATCTATCGGCACATCTACGCCGATCAGAAGCGCGGTGGTCAATTGTTCATGCATCTACGCAAACGCCGCCGCAAGCGCCGTCGGCGTGGCATGCGCGATGGCCGCGGGCAGCTGACGCATCGGCGCAGCTGGACACAGCGCCCCAGTGTGGTTGAGCAGCGCAGCCGCATCGGCGACTGGGAGCTGGATACCATCAGGGCCTCGCACGGAAAGGGTGTGGTGGTCAGCATGACCGAACGCCGCAGTCGTCTGCATCTGCTGGCTTACTCCCCCGACGGCACCGCCGAGAACGTGCGCAACGCCATTGTCCAGCGACTGGGCGGCCTGCGCCATACAGTTCACACGCTCACCGCCGACAACGGCAAGGAGTTCGCCGATCATCGGCTCATTGCCGCCTGCTTGCAGAGCGATTTCTATTTCGCAGATCCGTACTGCGCATGGCAGCGCGGCAGCAACGAGAATGCCAACGGGTTGACACGCCAATACTTGCCACGACAGACCGATTTCAGCACCATCACCAATGCGCACCTGCGATGGATCGAGCAGCGGCTCTACAATCGTCCGCGCAAGATACTTGGATTCAAAACGCCCCTCGAAGTCTTCTCCGAGGAGGTCCTCAACAGCGTTGCGAATCAGAGTTGA
- the speE gene encoding polyamine aminopropyltransferase gives MSTNDNWYIEHFQPTGSAIGFRISGKLDEVQSLFQKIEIYQTTDWGKLMLIDGAVMLTSRDNFFYHEMISHPALFTHPTPKRVVIIGGGDCGTLREVLKHPGVESATQCDIDEQVTRMSEKYFPELCDSNHDARAELLFDDGVAYMANCPAGSVDIVIVDSTDPVGPAEGLFNKAFYESCFKALKDDGLLVQQSESPLALLDLIKEMRTEMGKAGFQSFKTLPFPQPCYPTGWWSVTMASKQAKADFAFRQGAAQAKGFETLYYTAHLHTGVLVAPPFVAKALGE, from the coding sequence ATGAGCACCAACGACAATTGGTACATCGAACACTTCCAGCCGACCGGCTCGGCCATCGGCTTCCGCATCAGCGGCAAACTGGACGAGGTACAGTCCCTGTTCCAGAAGATCGAGATCTACCAGACCACCGATTGGGGCAAGCTGATGCTCATCGACGGCGCGGTGATGCTGACCAGCCGCGACAATTTCTTCTATCACGAGATGATCAGCCACCCGGCGCTGTTCACCCATCCCACGCCCAAGCGCGTGGTGATCATCGGCGGCGGCGACTGCGGCACGCTGCGCGAAGTGCTCAAGCACCCGGGCGTGGAAAGCGCCACCCAGTGCGATATCGATGAGCAGGTCACGCGCATGTCGGAGAAGTATTTCCCCGAGCTGTGCGATTCCAACCACGATGCACGCGCCGAACTGCTGTTCGACGATGGCGTGGCCTACATGGCCAATTGCCCGGCCGGCAGCGTGGATATCGTGATCGTCGATTCCACCGATCCGGTGGGCCCGGCCGAAGGCCTGTTCAACAAGGCGTTCTACGAGAGCTGCTTCAAGGCGTTGAAGGACGACGGCCTGCTGGTGCAGCAGTCCGAATCGCCGCTGGCGCTGCTGGATCTGATCAAGGAAATGCGCACCGAAATGGGCAAGGCCGGCTTCCAGTCGTTCAAGACCCTGCCGTTCCCGCAGCCGTGCTACCCCACCGGCTGGTGGAGCGTGACCATGGCCAGCAAGCAGGCCAAGGCCGATTTCGCGTTCCGCCAGGGCGCTGCGCAGGCCAAGGGCTTCGAGACGCTGTACTACACCGCGCACCTGCACACCGGCGTGCTGGTTGCCCCGCCGTTCGTAGCCAAGGCACTGGGCGAGTAA
- a CDS encoding type VI secretion system Vgr family protein, which translates to MDLMQYVAISQDGRTLELQFAGQNAPHPNLLFPLRLQLTWALSEPFTADVTCLSQSSAIELKTLLGQRAGITIRHHDGERKVNGVVTAVRQLGADGGFSSYRLRIQPALALLAYRRTCRIFQDVSVPDIVAQIVQEHRASNPPIAASFRLDQQLRQTYAPRSYCTQFDEDDLGFIHRVLAEEGINYTFVFADDQGAPTHTLVLFDDVNDLAQASPARIGYRRAEDATPADSLLAWQGERQVMTSATTLVSYDYKPAASSNADDRSVIDQGEEGRAASATLRDYSALSPYYASDSAEYARYAQVRQTWHDQRAKTWYGGATTPGLEVGTYVEIADHPSLAQDSSEQRQFVVTEQFLDITNNLPADMTRQLPSGLLGLSSADVGPPPSLAAVPPPPAGAAQYLRFAGVRRGVALVPSRVPSLRRPTASGPQTATVVGKAGEVVDTDEMGRILVQMHWPLAQEHAKGGADDDERSSTRVRYASPSASEGFGHQFIPRVGDEVLIEFLHGDIDRPIAVAVIHNGRRPTAAFSGAMGLPGNRALSGILTREHNGSGANELLFDDTTGQPRARLASTHQASELNLGYLTHPRADGQADSRGQGAELRTDAAAALRAAQGMLLTTYARSQAAGHQLDRDELDALLAQCLELFKGLGDYAAQHGGQAVETGGQDALRQALQGWPSGTERSAAGKPLMAFAASEGMVSATPHSHLSYAGQNIDSVAQQHLQLTSGQATRVHAGQGIALFAQASGLSAIANQGPVHLQAQADALVANAQTNLQLTANTGEVLLSAPRIRLVAEDGSFLSIGGGITLGTQGGVELHAASHALLGPSTEQADRPSFGKDGTDQKFQLHYPSHSADTPQLAANQPYSITLEDGRVVQGVSDANGLTDLLRDEVTRIARIDVHKSPASGG; encoded by the coding sequence ATGGACTTGATGCAGTACGTTGCGATCAGTCAAGACGGTCGCACTCTCGAACTCCAGTTTGCCGGTCAGAACGCTCCGCATCCCAATCTGCTCTTTCCGCTGCGTCTGCAACTAACCTGGGCACTGAGCGAGCCGTTCACCGCCGATGTCACCTGCCTGAGCCAATCCTCGGCGATCGAACTCAAGACGCTGCTCGGCCAGCGCGCCGGCATCACCATCCGGCACCACGATGGTGAGCGCAAGGTCAACGGCGTGGTGACCGCCGTGCGGCAGCTGGGTGCCGATGGTGGCTTCTCCAGCTACCGCTTGCGGATACAGCCCGCACTTGCCCTGCTGGCCTACCGCCGTACCTGCCGCATCTTTCAGGACGTAAGCGTGCCGGACATCGTTGCGCAGATCGTGCAGGAGCATCGCGCCAGCAATCCCCCGATCGCCGCCAGCTTCCGCCTGGACCAGCAACTGCGCCAGACCTACGCGCCGCGCTCGTATTGCACGCAGTTCGACGAAGACGACCTCGGCTTCATCCATCGCGTGCTGGCCGAGGAAGGTATCAACTACACGTTTGTCTTCGCCGACGACCAGGGCGCCCCGACGCACACGCTGGTGTTGTTCGACGACGTCAACGACTTGGCCCAGGCCAGCCCGGCCCGCATCGGCTATCGCCGTGCCGAAGACGCCACGCCGGCCGACAGCCTGCTGGCCTGGCAGGGCGAGCGGCAGGTCATGACCTCGGCCACCACCCTGGTGAGCTACGACTACAAGCCGGCCGCCTCCAGCAACGCGGACGATCGGTCCGTGATCGACCAGGGCGAGGAAGGGCGCGCGGCCAGCGCCACGCTGCGGGATTACAGCGCGCTGTCGCCCTACTACGCCAGCGACAGTGCCGAATACGCGCGCTATGCCCAGGTGCGCCAGACCTGGCACGACCAGCGGGCCAAGACCTGGTATGGCGGTGCGACGACGCCTGGCCTGGAAGTCGGCACGTATGTCGAGATCGCCGACCATCCATCGCTGGCTCAGGACAGCAGCGAGCAGCGCCAGTTCGTGGTGACCGAGCAGTTCCTGGACATCACCAACAACCTGCCAGCGGACATGACCCGCCAGCTGCCCAGCGGCCTGCTGGGGCTTTCCTCGGCCGACGTCGGTCCGCCACCATCACTGGCAGCGGTCCCCCCGCCACCCGCAGGGGCCGCGCAATACCTGCGCTTTGCCGGCGTGCGGCGCGGTGTGGCCTTGGTGCCGTCGCGCGTCCCATCGCTGCGCCGGCCCACCGCATCGGGGCCGCAGACCGCCACGGTGGTCGGCAAGGCCGGCGAAGTGGTCGATACCGACGAAATGGGGCGCATCCTGGTCCAGATGCACTGGCCGCTGGCGCAGGAGCACGCCAAGGGCGGCGCCGACGACGACGAGCGCTCCAGCACGCGCGTGCGCTATGCCTCCCCCTCGGCCAGTGAGGGGTTCGGGCACCAGTTCATCCCGCGCGTGGGCGATGAGGTGTTGATCGAGTTCCTGCACGGCGATATCGACCGACCGATCGCCGTGGCGGTCATCCACAACGGCCGCCGGCCCACCGCGGCGTTCAGCGGCGCCATGGGGCTGCCGGGCAATCGCGCGCTCTCGGGCATCCTCACGCGCGAGCACAACGGCAGTGGCGCCAATGAACTGCTGTTCGACGACACCACCGGGCAACCGCGTGCGCGCCTGGCCAGCACCCACCAGGCCAGTGAGTTGAATCTCGGCTACCTGACCCACCCACGGGCAGATGGCCAAGCTGACTCGCGCGGCCAAGGCGCCGAACTGCGCACCGACGCGGCAGCGGCCTTGCGCGCTGCCCAGGGCATGTTGCTGACCACCTACGCGCGCAGCCAGGCCGCAGGCCACCAACTCGACCGCGACGAACTCGACGCGCTGTTGGCGCAATGCCTCGAACTGTTCAAGGGCCTGGGCGACTATGCCGCCCAGCACGGCGGGCAAGCGGTGGAGACCGGCGGGCAGGACGCACTACGGCAGGCACTGCAGGGCTGGCCCAGCGGCACCGAGCGCAGCGCTGCAGGCAAGCCGTTGATGGCCTTCGCCGCCAGCGAGGGCATGGTCAGTGCCACCCCGCACAGCCATCTCAGCTACGCCGGCCAGAACATCGACAGCGTGGCGCAGCAACACCTGCAGCTGACCAGCGGCCAGGCCACACGCGTGCATGCAGGGCAAGGGATCGCGCTGTTCGCGCAAGCGTCCGGCCTGAGCGCCATTGCCAACCAGGGTCCCGTGCACTTGCAGGCACAGGCCGATGCCCTGGTGGCCAACGCGCAGACCAACCTGCAACTGACCGCCAACACCGGCGAGGTGTTGCTCAGCGCGCCACGGATCCGGCTGGTGGCCGAGGACGGCAGTTTCCTGAGTATTGGCGGCGGCATCACGCTTGGCACCCAGGGCGGGGTCGAGCTGCACGCGGCCAGCCATGCATTGCTGGGACCGTCCACCGAGCAGGCCGACCGCCCCAGCTTCGGCAAGGACGGCACCGACCAGAAATTCCAGCTGCACTACCCCAGCCACAGCGCGGACACGCCCCAGCTTGCGGCCAACCAGCCCTACAGCATCACCCTGGAAGACGGCCGCGTCGTGCAAGGCGTTTCCGATGCCAACGGCCTGACCGATCTGCTGCGCGATGAGGTCACGCGCATTGCGCGCATCGACGTCCACAAGTCACCGGCCAGCGGCGGCTGA
- the speA gene encoding arginine decarboxylase: MSDWSLDQARKTYSIPHWADGYFDVNAAGHVVVTPTADGPAVSLPEVVDAARAAGAKLPLLVRFPDILGQRLGKLQAAFAQAQSEWDYAGGYTAVYPIKVNQHRGVAGTLASHHGDGFGLEAGSKPELMAVLALSRPGGLIVCNGYKDREYIRLALIGRKLGLQTFIVIEKPSELNLVLEEARALDVKPGLGVRMRLASLGAGKWQNSGGDKAKFGLSPRQVLDLWKTLRDTEYADSLNLLHFHMGSQISNVRDIANGMREATRYFVELSRLGAKISHVDVGGGLGIDYEGTRSRSYCSINYGLHSYASNIVQPLASACEEHGLAPPRIVTECGRAMTAHHAVLIANVSEVEQAPEGRVPDAHADEPAAIRHLREIHDELDVRPAVELFQEAQHFHAEGLSAYALGQIDLTHRARIDDLFYAIAHGVRARLSFDEKSHRPVLDELNERLVDKYFVNFSVFESIPDVWAIDQVFPIVPIERLNEAPQRRGIIADMTCDSDGMVKTYVENESLDSSLPLHSLNAGESYRIGFFLVGAYQEILGDIHNLFGDTDAVEVAVDGDGYRIAQQRRGDTTDVMLDYVGYQLATLRATYAERIAAAQLPPERAHELSAALEAGLTGYTYLSDEPLG; the protein is encoded by the coding sequence ATGAGCGATTGGTCCCTCGACCAAGCCCGCAAGACCTATTCGATCCCGCATTGGGCCGACGGGTATTTCGATGTGAATGCTGCCGGACACGTGGTGGTCACCCCGACCGCCGATGGCCCGGCGGTGTCGCTGCCCGAGGTGGTGGATGCCGCGCGCGCGGCCGGCGCCAAGCTGCCGCTGCTGGTGCGTTTCCCGGACATCCTGGGCCAGCGCCTGGGCAAGCTGCAGGCAGCGTTCGCGCAGGCGCAGTCCGAATGGGATTACGCCGGCGGCTACACGGCCGTGTATCCGATCAAGGTCAACCAACACCGCGGCGTGGCCGGCACCCTGGCCAGCCATCATGGCGACGGTTTCGGCCTGGAAGCGGGCAGCAAGCCGGAGCTGATGGCGGTGCTGGCGCTGTCGCGTCCGGGCGGGCTGATCGTCTGCAACGGCTACAAGGACCGTGAATACATCCGCCTGGCGCTGATCGGGCGCAAGCTCGGCCTGCAGACCTTCATCGTCATCGAAAAGCCTTCCGAACTGAACTTGGTGTTGGAAGAAGCGCGCGCGCTGGACGTCAAGCCAGGCTTGGGCGTGCGCATGCGCCTGGCTTCGCTGGGTGCGGGCAAGTGGCAGAACAGTGGGGGCGACAAGGCCAAGTTCGGTCTCTCGCCACGCCAGGTGCTGGACCTGTGGAAGACGCTGCGCGACACCGAATATGCCGACAGCCTGAATCTGCTGCATTTCCATATGGGCTCGCAGATCTCCAATGTGCGCGACATCGCCAACGGCATGCGCGAAGCCACGCGCTATTTCGTGGAGCTCTCGCGGCTGGGCGCGAAGATCAGCCATGTGGATGTGGGCGGCGGCCTGGGCATCGACTACGAAGGCACGCGCTCGCGCAGCTATTGCTCGATCAACTACGGCCTGCACTCGTACGCCAGCAATATCGTGCAGCCGCTGGCCAGCGCCTGCGAAGAACACGGCCTGGCCCCGCCGCGCATCGTCACCGAATGCGGGCGCGCGATGACCGCGCACCACGCGGTGCTGATCGCCAACGTCTCGGAAGTGGAGCAGGCGCCCGAAGGCCGCGTGCCGGACGCGCACGCCGACGAACCGGCGGCGATCCGCCACCTGCGCGAGATCCATGACGAGCTCGATGTGCGCCCGGCAGTGGAACTGTTCCAGGAAGCGCAGCACTTCCATGCCGAAGGCTTGAGCGCCTATGCACTGGGCCAGATCGACCTGACCCACCGTGCACGCATCGACGATTTGTTCTATGCCATTGCCCACGGCGTGCGTGCGCGCCTGAGCTTCGACGAGAAGAGCCATCGCCCGGTGCTGGATGAGCTCAACGAGCGGCTGGTGGACAAGTATTTCGTCAACTTCAGCGTGTTCGAGTCGATCCCGGATGTGTGGGCGATTGATCAGGTGTTCCCGATCGTGCCGATCGAGCGCTTGAACGAAGCGCCGCAGCGGCGCGGCATCATCGCCGATATGACCTGCGATTCCGACGGCATGGTCAAGACCTATGTCGAGAACGAAAGCCTGGACAGCTCGTTGCCGCTGCACAGCTTGAATGCCGGTGAGAGCTATCGCATCGGCTTCTTCCTGGTCGGTGCCTACCAGGAAATCCTGGGCGATATCCATAACCTGTTCGGCGATACCGATGCGGTGGAAGTGGCGGTGGATGGCGATGGCTATCGCATCGCGCAGCAGCGCCGCGGCGATACCACCGACGTGATGCTGGATTACGTGGGCTACCAACTGGCCACGCTGCGTGCCACCTATGCCGAGCGCATCGCTGCCGCGCAACTGCCACCCGAGCGCGCGCATGAACTCAGCGCTGCGTTGGAAGCGGGCCTGACCGGCTACACCTATCTGTCCGACGAACCGTTGGGCTGA
- a CDS encoding beta-N-acetylglucosaminidase domain-containing protein — MTRRNSKPGVRLLSVLVALGMAAPALAQAVTEPVTQPAIYPTPVSITLDGATIALGRSVVLVVAPGADKATVALVRSILSSAGVTKMATATRLPATLDRPHIVLGTGDAAVVRDALARSKARQDTHKEGYTLASVALDGGSLITLAGHDDDGLFHAAQTLRQLVERPAIPTLTIHDYPAMPIRGTIEGFYGAPWSMSDRSKHIDFLARTKANTFIYSPKDDPYARDRWRAPYPKATLKALGQLAATAKRNHVDFVYAISPGPTVCFSDPADAKALLRKFDAFRALGVRSFYVALDDIEYTKWNCERDKTAFGESGAQAAGIAQSHLLNLVQADLVARHDATSELIMVPTEYYDAKESPYKEALRKHLDPKIVVQWTGTDVVPPAISIPDARAATKAFGRKTLLWDNYPVNDFETSTGRLLMAPYARREAGLSAELSGIVSNPMNQEVPSRVAVMGLTAFAWNDKDYDAQRTWHAAARDLAGGDARVTAALLIFFDTQHLAPTFGSQPWQEQAPRLKAVLDHVREAIALGDAAARTQAIAELARTADEMAAAPQIIRDSVADKGFAKQSRPWLEAMEVWGGALQKTAAGLDAANRGDTQAPALFAEAAAHAAVAAVVPSIPGATRFDGPVKIADGVLDRFIAQAPRLIAYRVPAVADSAAAK, encoded by the coding sequence ATGACGCGACGCAACAGCAAGCCGGGCGTGCGCCTGCTTTCGGTATTGGTGGCGCTGGGCATGGCTGCCCCGGCGTTGGCGCAGGCGGTGACCGAACCGGTCACCCAGCCCGCGATCTATCCGACGCCGGTATCGATCACGCTGGACGGCGCGACCATCGCGCTGGGCCGCTCGGTGGTGCTGGTGGTCGCGCCGGGCGCGGACAAGGCCACAGTCGCGCTGGTGCGCAGCATTCTCAGCAGCGCCGGGGTCACCAAAATGGCGACCGCCACGCGCTTGCCTGCCACGCTGGACCGCCCGCACATCGTGCTCGGCACCGGCGATGCGGCAGTGGTGCGCGATGCGCTGGCGCGTAGCAAGGCGAGGCAGGATACCCACAAGGAGGGCTATACGCTGGCCAGCGTTGCGCTCGATGGCGGCAGCCTGATCACGCTGGCCGGCCACGACGACGATGGCCTGTTCCATGCGGCGCAGACGCTGCGGCAGCTGGTCGAGCGGCCGGCCATCCCGACGCTGACGATCCATGATTACCCGGCCATGCCGATCCGCGGCACCATCGAAGGCTTCTACGGCGCGCCGTGGTCGATGAGCGATCGCAGCAAGCACATCGATTTCCTTGCCCGCACCAAGGCCAACACCTTCATCTATAGCCCGAAAGACGACCCTTACGCGCGCGATCGCTGGCGCGCGCCGTACCCGAAGGCGACCTTGAAAGCACTCGGCCAGCTGGCCGCTACCGCCAAGCGCAATCACGTCGATTTCGTCTATGCGATTTCGCCGGGACCGACGGTCTGTTTCTCCGACCCGGCCGATGCCAAGGCGTTGCTGCGCAAGTTCGATGCGTTCCGCGCGCTGGGTGTGCGCAGCTTCTATGTGGCGCTGGACGATATCGAATACACCAAGTGGAATTGCGAGCGCGACAAGACCGCCTTCGGCGAGTCCGGTGCGCAGGCAGCAGGTATCGCGCAGTCGCACCTGCTCAACCTGGTGCAAGCCGATCTGGTTGCGCGCCACGATGCAACCTCGGAACTGATCATGGTGCCCACCGAGTACTACGACGCCAAAGAGAGCCCGTACAAGGAAGCGCTGCGCAAGCACCTGGACCCGAAGATCGTGGTGCAGTGGACCGGTACCGACGTGGTGCCGCCGGCCATTTCCATCCCCGATGCGCGTGCGGCCACCAAGGCGTTCGGTCGTAAGACGCTGCTATGGGACAACTACCCGGTCAACGATTTCGAAACCTCGACCGGGCGCTTGCTGATGGCGCCGTATGCACGGCGCGAGGCCGGCCTGTCGGCCGAGTTGTCCGGCATCGTGTCCAATCCGATGAATCAGGAAGTACCCAGCCGCGTCGCAGTGATGGGGCTGACCGCGTTCGCCTGGAACGACAAAGACTACGACGCGCAACGCACCTGGCATGCGGCAGCGCGCGATCTGGCCGGCGGCGATGCGCGTGTCACTGCGGCATTGCTGATCTTCTTCGATACCCAGCACTTGGCGCCAACCTTCGGCAGCCAACCGTGGCAGGAACAGGCGCCACGCTTGAAGGCCGTGCTTGATCATGTGCGCGAGGCGATCGCGCTTGGCGATGCCGCAGCGCGCACCCAGGCGATTGCCGAACTGGCACGCACTGCAGACGAAATGGCTGCCGCGCCGCAGATCATTCGCGATAGCGTCGCCGACAAGGGTTTTGCCAAGCAATCGCGCCCGTGGCTGGAGGCAATGGAAGTCTGGGGCGGCGCGTTGCAGAAGACGGCAGCCGGGCTGGATGCGGCAAATCGCGGCGACACGCAGGCGCCCGCGTTGTTTGCCGAGGCGGCTGCACACGCCGCTGTCGCTGCTGTGGTTCCGTCGATTCCCGGCGCCACGCGCTTCGATGGCCCGGTCAAGATCGCCGACGGCGTACTCGACCGCTTCATCGCGCAGGCGCCGCGCTTGATCGCTTATCGCGTGCCGGCAGTTGCCGATTCGGCAGCAGCGAAGTGA
- a CDS encoding P-II family nitrogen regulator, with the protein MLRGRHALGPAPMKMIMAIVKPFKLDDVREALAGCGVAGITATEVKGFGRQKGHAELYRGAEYVVDFLPKVKIEMAVTDDQAERVVEAIVAAVGTGKIGDGKVFAYDLGTVVRIRTGELGSDAL; encoded by the coding sequence ATGCTGCGCGGCCGTCATGCCCTGGGACCTGCGCCGATGAAAATGATCATGGCCATCGTCAAACCGTTCAAGCTCGACGATGTGCGCGAAGCGCTCGCCGGCTGCGGGGTGGCGGGCATTACGGCGACCGAGGTCAAGGGCTTCGGCCGTCAGAAGGGCCATGCCGAGCTGTATCGCGGCGCCGAATACGTGGTCGATTTCCTGCCCAAGGTGAAGATCGAAATGGCAGTGACCGACGACCAGGCCGAGCGCGTGGTCGAGGCGATCGTCGCGGCGGTCGGTACCGGTAAGATCGGCGACGGTAAGGTGTTCGCGTACGACCTGGGCACGGTGGTGCGCATCCGCACCGGCGAGCTGGGTAGCGACGCGCTGTAG
- a CDS encoding PH domain-containing protein, which produces MDALAQFLTDEQDPVAVGKILPKITELLTRDEQVAYIAVQKKMVMNLSPDAVVLTNRRFIVVSPKLLGMTFRDFPWREVLDVHMSEQMLGATIMCRTTQGAYASIDSLPKKQARRVYAYAQQVEESAYEKRQQLEIDKLRAAAGGVVVHAPTAQGALPSAQPVAVAASDDPVQVLSKLKQLLDAGLVTQEEFDAKKAEVLARL; this is translated from the coding sequence ATGGACGCATTGGCGCAATTTTTGACAGACGAGCAGGACCCGGTGGCCGTGGGCAAGATCCTGCCCAAGATCACCGAGTTGCTGACCCGCGACGAGCAGGTCGCGTACATCGCCGTGCAGAAGAAGATGGTGATGAACCTGTCGCCAGACGCGGTGGTGCTGACCAACCGTCGCTTCATCGTGGTCTCCCCGAAACTGCTCGGCATGACGTTCCGCGACTTCCCCTGGCGCGAGGTGCTCGATGTGCATATGAGCGAACAGATGCTCGGGGCGACCATCATGTGTCGCACCACGCAAGGCGCTTACGCCTCCATCGACAGCCTGCCCAAGAAACAGGCGCGGCGCGTGTATGCGTATGCGCAGCAGGTGGAAGAATCGGCCTACGAAAAGCGCCAGCAGTTGGAGATCGACAAGCTGCGTGCGGCGGCCGGCGGCGTGGTGGTGCATGCGCCCACTGCGCAGGGCGCGTTGCCTTCGGCCCAGCCGGTCGCGGTGGCCGCCTCCGATGATCCGGTGCAGGTGCTGAGCAAGCTCAAGCAGTTGTTGGATGCGGGTTTGGTCACGCAGGAAGAATTCGATGCCAAGAAAGCCGAGGTGTTGGCACGGTTGTAA